DNA from Nocardioides yefusunii:
GGGCTGCCGGCGACCATCTGCACCGAGTAGAGGGGGCGACGCTGGACCTCGGCGTAGGTACGTCCGACGTAGGCGCCCAAGATGCCGAGCATGGTGATCTGGATGCCGCCGATCAGGAGCACCACGATGCTGAGGAACGCCCAGCCCGGGACGCTGCTCTCGGGGGCGAAGAGTTTGACGCCCAACGCGTAGACCGCACCGAGGACGCTGAGGAAGGAGACGAAGTAGCCGACCCGCGAGATCACCTGCAGCGGGACGGTGGAGAAACCGAAGATGCCGTCACCGGCGAAGCGGAGCATCTTCTTGAGCGGGTAGCCGGTGGCGCCGGCGAACCGGGCGTCACGGTCGAAGAGGACCGCCTCCTGCCGGAACCCGACGTAGGAGACCAGGCCGCGCATGAACCGGTTCTGCTCGCGGTACTTGCGCAGTTCCAGGACCACCCGGCGGTCCATCAGGCGGAAGTCACCGGTGTTGCGCGGGATCTCGATCGACGCCATCCGGGCCAGCAGTCGGTAGTAGGCATCGGCGCTGAACCTCTTGAACCGGGAGTCCTCGCGGGTGCGGCGCTGGGCGTAGACGACGTCGACACCCTGCTCCCACTTCTCGACCAGTTCGAGGGCCACCCGCGGGGGGTCCTGGAGATCGGTGTCCATGATGATCGCGGCGTCGGCCTCGCACATGTCCAGGGCCGCGGTGATCGCCTTCTGGTGCCCGAAGTTGCGGGAGAACGACACCACGCAGACACGCTCGTCGTGCTCACGCAGCTCGATCAGCTTCTCCAGCGAGGAGTCGGCCGAACCGTCGTCGACGTAGAGGAAGGAGACGTCGTAGCGGTCTTCGAGCACGGCCACGGTGGACGCGAGCTCTGCGTGGAAGTGTTCGATGCCCTCCTCCTCGTCGTAGACCGGAAGGAGAAACTGGACACTCCGGCGACCTTCGGCCACGAACTCGCCGTCGGCCGGGGCAGGGTCGCGGACGCCAGGGACGGGCGCCACGGTGGAGGAACTGTCAGACATCGGTGACGAACCCTTCGCGGAATCGGCAGGAACGACCCGCCCGCCCTTCGGAGCCGACAAGCCGACAGGCCCGTCCGCCTGGGGCGAACGGGCCTGTCATGCAGGATAGGTCACGGAACCGTCACGAGGTGATGGTCTGCGTGCATCCGGGATCAGCGAGCAGCCGAACCCTCGACGTAGTCAGCGTCCTGCTGCTTCCACGAGAAGTGACCGCGGAGCTTCTGGCCCGTGGCCTCGATCGGGTGGGCAGCACCCTTGGCGCGAAGCTCGAGGAACTCCTTGGCGCCGTTGTCCTGGTCCTCGATGAAGCGCTTGGCGAAGTTGCCGTTCTGGATGTCAGCGAGGACAGCCTTCATGTTCTCCTTCACCGACGGGTCGATGACGCGCGGGCCGGAGACGTAGTCGCCGTACTCAGCGGTGTCGGAGACCGACCAGCGCTGCTTGGCGATGCCGCCCTCCCACATGAGGTCGACGATGAGCTTGAGCTCGTGCAGGACCTCGAAGTAGGCGATCTCCGGCTGGTAGCCGGCCTCGGTCAGGGTCTCGAAGCCGTACTGGATCAGCTGCGAGGCGCCACCGCAGAGGACAGCCTGCTCACCGAACAGGTCGGTCTCGGTCTCCTCGGTGAAGGTGGTCTTGATGACGCCGGCACGGGTGCCGCCGATGCCCTTCGCGTAGGACTTGGCGTAGTCCCAGGCCTGGCCCGAGGCGTCCTGCTCGACAGCGATGATGTCCGGGATGCCGCGGCCCGCGACGTACTCGCGACGCACGGTGTGACCCGGAGCCTTCGGGGCGACCATGATCACGTCGACGCCGGCCGGCGGGGTGATCAGGCCGAAGCGGATGTTGAAGCCGTGACCGAAGACGAGGATGTCGCCGTCGTTCAGGTTGGGGGCGATGTCGTTGGCGAACAGGTCGCGCTGGGACTGGTCGGGGGCGAGGATCACGATGACCTCGGCCCACGCGGCAGCGGCGTCGGGGGTCTCGACGGTGAAGCCCTCGTCCTCGGCCTTGACGCGGGACTTCGAGCCCTCCTTGAGACCGATGCGGACGTCGACGCCCGAGTCGCGGAGGTTGAGCGCGTGGGCGTGGCCCTGGCTGCCGTAACCGATGACCGCAACCTTCTTGCCCTGGATCAGGGTCAGGTCTGCGTCGGCGTCGTAGTACATCTCAGCCACGGGGGCTCTCCTTCGTACGGAATGTGGTGCAGGTGAGGAAATCTTCTGACAGGGAGTGCCGCATTGTCACAACGGGGTCACCGATGTGTCACTGCGCGGGCACGCCCCAGGGGGTTGCTCAGCCCTGGACGGGCGGAGCGGGGACCGGGACGGGAACCGGCTTGGCGGTCCGCTCGGTGATGGAACGCGGGCCACGGCCGATGGCGACCATTCCCGACTGGACGAGCTCACGGATGCCGAAGGGCTCGACGACCGCGAGGAAGTCCTTGAGCTTGTCGGCGTTGCCGGTGATCTCGACGGTGATCGCGTCGGGCGAGACGTCGACGACCTTGGCCTTGAAGAGCTGGACGGCGTCGAGGACGTTGCCGCGGGTGTCGACGTCAGCCTTGATCTTGACCAGGGCCAGTTCACGACGGACCGACGCGGGACGGTCGAGCTCGACGATCTTGATGACCTCGACCAGCTTGTTCAGCTGCTTGGTGACCTGCTCGAGCGGGAAGTTCTCGACATTGACCACGATGGTCATGCGGGAGACCTCGGAGTGCTCGGTCGGGCCGACCGCGAGGGAGTCGATGTTGAAGCCACGACGGCTGAACAGGCTGGCCACGCGGGCCAGGACACCGGGCTTGTTCTCGACCAGGACGGAGAGGGTGTGCTTGGTCATCAGATGTCGTCCTCGTCGAACTTGGGCGCCATGTCACGGGCGTACTTGATGTCGTCGTTGCTGGTGCCGGCGGCGACCATCGGCCAGACCATCGCGTCCTTGTTGACCCGGAAGTCGACGACGACGGGCTGGTCGTTGATCTCCATGGCCTTCTCGATGGTGGCGTCGACGTCGGCCTCGGAGTCGCAGGACAGGCCCACGCAGCCGTAGGCGTCGGCCAGCTTGACGAAGTCCGGGATCGGGCGCGCCGGACCGGTGTGCAGGTCGGTGTTGGAGTAGCGCTCGTTGTAGAAGAGGGTCTGCCACTGGCGGACCATGCCGAGCACCTCGTTGTTGATGATCGCGACCTTGATCGGGATGTTGTTGATCGCGCAGGTGGCCAACTCCTGGTTGGTCATCTGGAAGCAGCCGTCGCCGTCGATCGCCCAGACGGTCGAGTCGGGCATGCCGACCTTCGCGCCCATGGCGGCGGGGACGGAGTAGCCCATCGTGCCCAGTCCACCAGAGTTGAGCCAGGTGTTGGGGTTCTCGAAGCCGACGAAGTGGGTGGCCCACATCTGGTGCTGACCGACACCGGAGGCGTAGATGGCCTCGGGGCCGGCGATCTTGCCCAGACGCTCGATCACGTACTGCGGGGCGAGCGAACCGTCGGCGGGCTTGTCGTAGCCGAGCGGGTAACGCTTCTTGTTGCCGGCACAGAAGTCGATCCACTCCTCGTAGTCACCTTCGTGACCGGCAGCCTTCTCGGCCTGCAGGGTGTGGAGCAGGTCGACGAGGACCTCCTTGGCGTCGCCCACGATCGGGACGTCGGCGTGGCGGTTCTTGCCGATCTCGGCCGGGTCGATGTCGGCGTGGATGACCATCGCGCCGGGCGCGAAGGAGTCCAGGTTGCCGGTGACGCGGTCGTCGAAGCGGGCACCGATGGAGATGATCAGGTCGGCGCGCTGCAGACCCATGACGGCTGCGACGGTGCCGTGCATGCCGGGCATGCCGAGGTGCTGGACGTGGGAGTCCGGGAAGGCGCCGCGGGCCATCAGGGTGGTGACGACCGGGATGCCGGTGAACTCGGCCAGGGCACGGAGCTCCTTGGACGCGCGGGAGCGGATGACACCGCCACCGACGTAGAGGACCGGCTTGCGGGCACCCAGCATCATGCGGGCGGCCTCACGGATCTGCTTGCTGTGCGGACGCGTCACGGGACGGTAGCCGGGCAGCGTGATCTCGGTGGGCCACTGGAACGTGGTGGTGGCCTGCAGGACCGACTTGGTGACGTCGACCAGGACCGGGCCGGGGCGGCCGGTGGAGGCGATGTGGAACGCCTCGGCAACGACGCGCGGCAGGTCCTCGGCCTCGGTGACCAGGAAGCTGTGCTTGGTGATCGGCATCGTGATGCCGCGGATGTCGGCCTCCTGGAACGCGTCGGTTCCGATGAGGGACTTGCCCACCTGACCGGTGACGGCGACCATCGGGACGGAGTCCATGTAGGCGTCAGCGATCGGGGTGACGAGGTTGGTGGCACCGGGACCCGAGGTGGCCATGCAGACGCCGACCTTGCCGGTCGCCGCCGCGTAGCCCTGGGCGGCGTGGCCCGCAGCCTGCTCGTGGCGTACGAGGACGTGGCGGATCTGGGTGGAGTCCATCAGGGGGTCGTAGGCCGGGAGGATCGCGCCGCCGGGAATACCGAAGATGTCAGTGACACCCGCGTTCTCCAGGGACTTCACCAGGCTCTGGGCGCCGGTGACCGTGCTGCCCTGCTCACTCATCTGCTGTCTCTTCCTCTGCTGCCCTGCTCGTCCGCCGGGAGGCGGCCAACTGTGTGTGCCCAACAAAAAACCCCCCGGCCGTGACGGCAACGGAGGGCGACGCGTGCGTCTGAGGACTCTCGGTGTCCCGACTCACGCGTCGAGGCGTACGAGAATGTCCTTGCGCATGTAACAACGGTCGCGCCCGGGGCACCCCACGTCAAGGGATTCTGTCACGCCGTCTTGAATAGTGGTCAGGCGATCCCAGATGCTGGCCACTCTGAGCGTCGAGTGCGTGGCAAGTCACATCAGCCCCATTGGTCACGTCCGGAACCCTGTCCGGCGCAGGGTCCACCCATTGAGGGGTGGCACGGACGCGCGCTTCACGAAACGTCGTCGTCATCATCTCGTGAAGGCGTTCACACGAATGTCACGGAACGGTGACGCCTCTGTCGTGACGCCGGCCTACCTTTTTCTCAGGGCTCCCTGCAAGGGCCGTTCCCGGTCGCTCCCTCCACAATGACGTGTCGTGGAGCGACCGGGAGTGGGAGCAGGTTCCGAGCCACCAGCACGACACTCAGGCCGAGCGAAGGCCGGGTCAGCGTCGCTCGACGAGCGCCTTGCGGGCCACCCGCCGCAGGCTCGCCAGCACCGACGGCCCCAGGACGGCGATCGCGACCGCGTTGGTGATCGCCCGGCCGGTGTCCCAGCCACCTGTCGAGGTCACCAGCGTGTAGACGCCGAAACGGTGCAGGTTCTCGCCCAGGGGCGCGCCCGCGACGTACGAGAGCGAGGTCGCCTCGTAGCCGGGCACCTCGATGCCCAGGGCCAGCGGCCAGCCCCACATGTTCATCAGGAGTCCGTAGGCGTACGCCGCGACGACGCCGTAGGCCACCAGCATCCAGATCTCGGCGCGCCCGCTCACGCGACGCGGCAGGAATCCCGCCCCCATGCCGACCCAGCCCGCCACCAGCATCTGGAACGGGAGCCACGGGCCGACCCCGGCGGTGAAGAGCGCCGAGACGAACAACGACGTGCACCCCAGCACGAACCCGAAGACCGGCCCGAAGACCCGCGCGCCGAGGATCAGCAGGAAGAAGATCAGCTCCAGGCCCGCGACCCCGGCACCGAGGCCGCGCAGGACCCCGTTGATCGCCGAGAGCAGGCCGAGCACCGCCACCACCCGGGCGTCCATGCCGCCCTCGGTCATCTCGGCCAGCACCATCAGCAGCAGCAGCGGCATCAGGGCGACGAAGAGGAACGGCGGGTCGACGCGTTGGCCGTCACCCACCTCGAGGAAGAACGGCCAGGCCAGCATCATGAACCCGACGACGCTCACCAACGCCAGCACCAGCGCCGAGCGCGGGCCGACGCGGAGGCGGTCGTCGAGCAGGAACGAACCCGTCAGGTCGGTACTGCGACTGGCGAGACGCCGCGTGGAACGACTCACGACGCGACCCCGGAGAGTGCCTCGGCCACCTCGTCGACGCGCAGCCACGGTGCACCGAGCACCTTGGTGACCTGCGGGGCGAAGGCCGGGGACTCCGCGACCACCTCACGGGTCGGGCCGTCGGAGACCACCTCACCGTCGGCGATCACGACGACGCGGTCACAGGCCAGGGCCACGAACTCGACGTCGTGGGTGGCCACCAGCACCGCGGTGCCGGAGTCGGCGAGGTCGCGCAGCATCGTAGCGAGCGCAGCCTTGCCCGGGTAGTCGAGGCCTCGGGTGGGTTCGTCGAGCAGCAGTACCGGCGGACGTGAGGTCAGTACGACGGCGACGGCGAGGGCGAGCTTCTGGCCCTCGGAGAGGTCACGGGGATGGGTGGCGTCGTCGATCCCGGGTGCGAGGCGTTCCAGCAGACCTCGGCAGCGACCGGCCTCGGCACCGGATCCGGCATCGGCGGCCGCGCACTCCTGGCCCACGGTCTCCAGGTAGAGCAGGTCGGCGGCCGTCTGCGGCACCAGCCCCGAGAGCGCCCGACGTCCGTCGACACCGGCGGCGTGCGGGTCGGTGCCGGCAGTGCGTACCTCTCCCCCGACGCGTCCCAGGCGGCCCTGGAGGGTCCAGAGCAGCGTCGACTTCCCGGCACCGTTGCGTCCCATCAGGGCGCTGACGCGTCCGGGGTGCAGGGCCAGGTCGACGCCGTTGAGCACCGGGGTGCGGTCGTGGGCGACCACCACACCGGTGGCCTGCAGCGCAGGAGTTCCGGTGGCGGCAGGCAGGTCGACGGGGGTGACGCGTCCGGTGGCGACCGCGTCGGCGAGGACGGGGCGCAGCTTCGCGACGTGACGTCGGGCCTCACGCACGTTCAGTGGCAGCGGCGACCATCCGGCCGCGCGGCCCAGATCGACCAGCGGCGGGACGATCGGGGACGACTCCAGGACCACCTGCGGAACGTCCACCTCCAGGGTGCCGTCGCCGCGCAGCAGCACCATCCGGTCGGCGAACGGGACGACGCGTTCGATCCGGTGCTCGGCCACCAGCACCGAGACACCGAGGTCGGTGACCAGACGGGTGAGCGTGGCGAGGACGTCCTCGGCAGCGGTGGGGTCGAGCGCCGAGGTCGGTTCGTCCAGGACCAGCAGGCGCGGGTGGACGGTGAGGACCGAGCCGATCGCGACGCGCTGCTGCTGGCCGCCCGAGAGGGTGCGCAGGTCGCGGTGGCGCAGGTCGGCGATGCCGAGGAGGTCGAGGGTCTCCTCCACCCGACGACGCATGACGGCCGGGGCGAACCCCAGCTGCTCCATGCCGTAGGCGAGTTCTTCCTCGACGGTGTCGGTGACGAACCAGGCGGCCGGGTTCTGCCCGACGTAGCCGATCCGGTCGGCGCGCTCCCGGGCCGGGAGGGCCAGGATGCTCTCGCCGTCGAGGGTCACGTCGCCGCGCAGCACTCCCCCGGAGTAGGTCGGGACCAGTCCGGAGACGACGCCGAGCAGGGTCGACTTGCCGGCGCCGGTGGGTCCGGCGAGCAGCAGGAACTCTCCGTCGGAGATCGTGAGGTCGACGTGGTCGAGGATCAGGCGGCCTGCGTAGCCGAACTCGATGTCGTGGAGCTGGATCATCGAACGACCTCTGCTTCGCTGTGGAGGGTGTCTGCGTGCGGGGCGGTGCGGTTGCGCACGGTGGGGGCGGGCGGTGCGACGAGCAGCGGGAGCAGCGCCACCAGCGGCGGCACCAAGATCCCGAGCGTCGCGGGTGGAGGACCCGTCACGCCGGGGTGCAGATCCATGAGGTGGTCCTTCGACAGCCAGGCCCAGGCCAGCGCGGCGATCACCGCGGAGGCGGCGACGCAGATCTCCTCCCGGTGCCAGGTCTCGGCGCGGTAGCGGGTCCGCTGGACACGTCGTCCGGCACTCGCGGTTCCTGCGACGGCGCAGACGACGCCCAGGGCGAGCATCGGCCAGCCGACCCACGCCGGGGTGGTGCGGTCGAGGAATCCGTAGACGCCGACGCAGGTGCCGAGGACCCCGACCACCATCAGCGCACCGGTGACCCGGCGGGCCTTCGGATCGACGGCACCGGAACGTCCGTAGCCGCGGGCGTCCATCCCGGCCGCCAACGACAACGACCGCTCGAAAGCGTCCTCCAGGACCGGGACCAGGAGCCGACGGAGGCCGCGGAAGCGCCCGGTCTCCCCGCCCCGGAGTTCTTGGGCGTGCTTGACCCGTCGGGCCGAGTCGGCCAGCTGCGGCAGCACCGAGACGGCGACGACCATCGCGGAACCGATCTCGTACAGCGCCGGCGGAAGCACCTTGAGCAGACGCTTGGGGTTGGCCAACGCGTTGGCGGCACCGAAGGCGAGCATGATGCAGGCCAGTTGCATGCCGTCGTAGAGACCGGCGAGCACCTGTTCCCGGGTGACCGGACCGAGCAGCTGGATCCCGGCGGCGAAGTCAGGCAACGGGATCGCGGGCAGGTCCACCAGGACGGTTCCGGTGGACGTCCCGCCGAGCAGCACCCGGAACAGGACCCGGACGACGACCGTGATGCCGGCCAGCCACAGGTAGAGCTTGAACGCGCGCGCCCAGGTGCCGTCCCCGCGGCAGGCGTACACGACGGTGCAGGTGACGACGGCGAGCAGGACGAGCGCCCACGGGTTGGTGGTCTGCGAGGCACAGGCGGCCATGCCGACGGCCCACGTCCACCACGCCACGGGGTGCAGTTCACGGGGTCCCCGCACGCGAGGTGCGCGGATGCTCGTCCTGTTCGTCTGAGTCATCGGGTCAGGCCTGTGCCTTGCGTCGACGGACCACGACGGCGCCGCCGACACCGGCCACGACGACGATCAGCACGACCGGCACCCAGACGGGCAGGCCCTCGTCGACGTTGACGTCGGTCCCTTCCGGGGCAACCGTGTGGTCGGCGGCAGCGGTGGCGAGGTCGGCCGGGCTGACGTCCGGCGACGAGGCACGCCCGCGCCCGGTGTGCCAGACCAGAGCGACGGCTCCGCCCTGCGGAGTGCGCAGCGAACTGAGTCCCTGGGCGGAGTAGACCCACTCGGTGTCACCGGCGGCAGCCCACCAGATTGCCCAGTAGGCGTCGGCGGGGGAAGCGTTGACGCACGCGTCGTCGGCAGGGAGACCCTGGACCCGACAGACGAAGCCGGGCGAGCGGGACGCCCACGTCAGCTCGACACCGGCATCGACGATGCTGCGGTCGGCGCGTTCACCAGCGACGTCGTCGTCACACGCGGTCAGGCGGCCGGGTACACCCTCGGGGCCGTCAGGGTCGCTGAGGGCTCCGAAGTCGACCAGGACGCGGACGCCGTCAGCGGCGCACGCTCCGCCGGTCCCGGGGTCGGCCGCGTGGGCACCGACGGTGAGCGTGCTCGCCGTCAGCACCACGGCGAGCGCGAGCGCACGCAGGTGAAGCAGCAAAGTCACTTCGCCGCCGGTGCACTCAGTGCCGGAACGACCTGGGCAGCGACGCGAACCCACTGGGTGCGGTCGAGCGGGTCGGTGATGCCGTGCTCACGACCGGCCTCCAGTGCCGCGGTGTCGTAGGCGAGTGCACCGATCTCGTCGGCAAGCTTGCCCCTCTCCCCCTCGGTGATCTGCAGGCCCGTCAACCACGCGGCGGCCTTGTCTGCTTCGGCGGTGGCGCCGAGGTCACGCAGCGCCCACCCGGCCAGACCGGTGGAGTTGGCGTTGACACCGTTCTCGGGGTCGGCGAACGAACCGTCCTCGGCCTGCTGGGAGACCAGCCAGGCGCGGGCGTCGTCGAGGGCCTCGGAGACGTCGTCGGACGCCTTCTCGGCGACGGCGGCGAGCTGGACAGCGACGATCGCCGTCACGTCGGCCGCCTGGTCGCCGAGGTCGCCCGCGGCGTCGCAGTCCTGCTCGGCGGCGTCTGCTGCCGCGAAGTCGAGGCGGAAGAAGCCGGCCTCGCACTGCTGGTCCAGCAGGAAGTCGACGGCGTCGTCGGCCAGGGGGCTGCCGGCCAGAGTGAGGCCGGCGGCGGCGTAGGCCTGACCCAGGGTGTTGGCGTAGTCGCCGTACTCGGAGGAGTCGCTGATGCGTCCCTGCGCCTCTCCCTCGCGAGTGACGGTGGACTCGACCCGCTCGACGAGGTCGAGGCCGCCGAAGTCAGTCGCATCGCGTTCCTGGGACAGGGCCAGGACGAGTGCCTTGGCGGAGGCGCCGGAGTAGATCTCGGTGCCAGCACCGACGTAGGTGGCGAGGTCTGCCGC
Protein-coding regions in this window:
- a CDS encoding ABC transporter ATP-binding protein; this encodes MIQLHDIEFGYAGRLILDHVDLTISDGEFLLLAGPTGAGKSTLLGVVSGLVPTYSGGVLRGDVTLDGESILALPARERADRIGYVGQNPAAWFVTDTVEEELAYGMEQLGFAPAVMRRRVEETLDLLGIADLRHRDLRTLSGGQQQRVAIGSVLTVHPRLLVLDEPTSALDPTAAEDVLATLTRLVTDLGVSVLVAEHRIERVVPFADRMVLLRGDGTLEVDVPQVVLESSPIVPPLVDLGRAAGWSPLPLNVREARRHVAKLRPVLADAVATGRVTPVDLPAATGTPALQATGVVVAHDRTPVLNGVDLALHPGRVSALMGRNGAGKSTLLWTLQGRLGRVGGEVRTAGTDPHAAGVDGRRALSGLVPQTAADLLYLETVGQECAAADAGSGAEAGRCRGLLERLAPGIDDATHPRDLSEGQKLALAVAVVLTSRPPVLLLDEPTRGLDYPGKAALATMLRDLADSGTAVLVATHDVEFVALACDRVVVIADGEVVSDGPTREVVAESPAFAPQVTKVLGAPWLRVDEVAEALSGVAS
- a CDS encoding acetolactate synthase large subunit produces the protein MSEQGSTVTGAQSLVKSLENAGVTDIFGIPGGAILPAYDPLMDSTQIRHVLVRHEQAAGHAAQGYAAATGKVGVCMATSGPGATNLVTPIADAYMDSVPMVAVTGQVGKSLIGTDAFQEADIRGITMPITKHSFLVTEAEDLPRVVAEAFHIASTGRPGPVLVDVTKSVLQATTTFQWPTEITLPGYRPVTRPHSKQIREAARMMLGARKPVLYVGGGVIRSRASKELRALAEFTGIPVVTTLMARGAFPDSHVQHLGMPGMHGTVAAVMGLQRADLIISIGARFDDRVTGNLDSFAPGAMVIHADIDPAEIGKNRHADVPIVGDAKEVLVDLLHTLQAEKAAGHEGDYEEWIDFCAGNKKRYPLGYDKPADGSLAPQYVIERLGKIAGPEAIYASGVGQHQMWATHFVGFENPNTWLNSGGLGTMGYSVPAAMGAKVGMPDSTVWAIDGDGCFQMTNQELATCAINNIPIKVAIINNEVLGMVRQWQTLFYNERYSNTDLHTGPARPIPDFVKLADAYGCVGLSCDSEADVDATIEKAMEINDQPVVVDFRVNKDAMVWPMVAAGTSNDDIKYARDMAPKFDEDDI
- the ilvN gene encoding acetolactate synthase small subunit, yielding MTKHTLSVLVENKPGVLARVASLFSRRGFNIDSLAVGPTEHSEVSRMTIVVNVENFPLEQVTKQLNKLVEVIKIVELDRPASVRRELALVKIKADVDTRGNVLDAVQLFKAKVVDVSPDAITVEITGNADKLKDFLAVVEPFGIRELVQSGMVAIGRGPRSITERTAKPVPVPVPAPPVQG
- a CDS encoding glycosyltransferase family 2 protein; its protein translation is MSDSSSTVAPVPGVRDPAPADGEFVAEGRRSVQFLLPVYDEEEGIEHFHAELASTVAVLEDRYDVSFLYVDDGSADSSLEKLIELREHDERVCVVSFSRNFGHQKAITAALDMCEADAAIIMDTDLQDPPRVALELVEKWEQGVDVVYAQRRTREDSRFKRFSADAYYRLLARMASIEIPRNTGDFRLMDRRVVLELRKYREQNRFMRGLVSYVGFRQEAVLFDRDARFAGATGYPLKKMLRFAGDGIFGFSTVPLQVISRVGYFVSFLSVLGAVYALGVKLFAPESSVPGWAFLSIVVLLIGGIQITMLGILGAYVGRTYAEVQRRPLYSVQMVAGSPSGVVRRGERR
- the ilvC gene encoding ketol-acid reductoisomerase; protein product: MAEMYYDADADLTLIQGKKVAVIGYGSQGHAHALNLRDSGVDVRIGLKEGSKSRVKAEDEGFTVETPDAAAAWAEVIVILAPDQSQRDLFANDIAPNLNDGDILVFGHGFNIRFGLITPPAGVDVIMVAPKAPGHTVRREYVAGRGIPDIIAVEQDASGQAWDYAKSYAKGIGGTRAGVIKTTFTEETETDLFGEQAVLCGGASQLIQYGFETLTEAGYQPEIAYFEVLHELKLIVDLMWEGGIAKQRWSVSDTAEYGDYVSGPRVIDPSVKENMKAVLADIQNGNFAKRFIEDQDNGAKEFLELRAKGAAHPIEATGQKLRGHFSWKQQDADYVEGSAAR
- a CDS encoding ECF transporter S component, with translation MSRSTRRLASRSTDLTGSFLLDDRLRVGPRSALVLALVSVVGFMMLAWPFFLEVGDGQRVDPPFLFVALMPLLLLMVLAEMTEGGMDARVVAVLGLLSAINGVLRGLGAGVAGLELIFFLLILGARVFGPVFGFVLGCTSLFVSALFTAGVGPWLPFQMLVAGWVGMGAGFLPRRVSGRAEIWMLVAYGVVAAYAYGLLMNMWGWPLALGIEVPGYEATSLSYVAGAPLGENLHRFGVYTLVTSTGGWDTGRAITNAVAIAVLGPSVLASLRRVARKALVERR
- a CDS encoding energy-coupling factor transporter transmembrane component T, yielding MRGPRELHPVAWWTWAVGMAACASQTTNPWALVLLAVVTCTVVYACRGDGTWARAFKLYLWLAGITVVVRVLFRVLLGGTSTGTVLVDLPAIPLPDFAAGIQLLGPVTREQVLAGLYDGMQLACIMLAFGAANALANPKRLLKVLPPALYEIGSAMVVAVSVLPQLADSARRVKHAQELRGGETGRFRGLRRLLVPVLEDAFERSLSLAAGMDARGYGRSGAVDPKARRVTGALMVVGVLGTCVGVYGFLDRTTPAWVGWPMLALGVVCAVAGTASAGRRVQRTRYRAETWHREEICVAASAVIAALAWAWLSKDHLMDLHPGVTGPPPATLGILVPPLVALLPLLVAPPAPTVRNRTAPHADTLHSEAEVVR